One window of Arthrobacter oryzae genomic DNA carries:
- a CDS encoding DeoR/GlpR family DNA-binding transcription regulator: MLPAARHQAIVDAVQRERVVRVSDLAQQLGVSLMTVRRDIELLEEGGRVERIHGGAKLPGDASTHEPGFEQKSTQLTAEKRAIALEAASLVHEGMAVGLGAGTTTWALAKELVNGPRITVVTNSIRIADVFHHGSSSGAGRYGSTVILIGGERTPSDALVGPIATAALKQLHLDLLFLGVHGMDPDAGFTTPNLLEAETDRAFVAASRKVVVVADHTKWGTQGMSTIAEFEEADEVISDAGLSPEARRILQESVSRLRIVDAD, translated from the coding sequence ATGCTCCCCGCAGCACGCCATCAGGCAATCGTGGACGCCGTCCAGCGCGAGAGGGTGGTCCGCGTCTCGGACCTGGCCCAGCAGCTGGGTGTGTCGCTCATGACCGTCCGGCGGGACATCGAGCTGCTCGAGGAGGGCGGCCGGGTGGAGCGGATCCACGGCGGTGCCAAGCTGCCCGGCGACGCCAGCACCCACGAGCCCGGCTTCGAACAGAAATCCACGCAGCTCACGGCGGAGAAACGGGCCATTGCCCTGGAAGCGGCATCCCTGGTCCATGAGGGGATGGCAGTGGGGCTGGGCGCCGGAACCACCACGTGGGCACTGGCCAAGGAACTGGTGAACGGACCGCGCATCACCGTGGTGACCAACTCCATCCGCATAGCCGACGTGTTCCATCACGGCTCCTCCTCCGGTGCCGGACGGTACGGGTCCACGGTGATCCTGATCGGCGGCGAACGCACGCCGTCGGACGCGCTGGTTGGACCGATTGCGACGGCGGCGCTGAAGCAGCTGCACCTGGACCTGCTGTTCCTGGGCGTGCACGGCATGGATCCCGATGCCGGCTTCACCACTCCCAACCTGCTGGAGGCCGAGACCGACCGCGCGTTCGTGGCGGCCTCGCGCAAGGTGGTGGTGGTGGCCGACCACACCAAATGGGGAACCCAGGGCATGAGCACCATCGCGGAGTTCGAGGAGGCGGACGAGGTCATCAGCGATGCCGGCCTCAGCCCGGAGGCGCGGCGGATCCTGCAGGAAAGCGTCAGCCGGTTGCGGATCGTCGACGCGGACTAG
- a CDS encoding carbohydrate ABC transporter permease translates to MSTTAARAGRKDATPAARSGSRPKRHYGTHIFLTAMAVMWLIPLGWSVFTALRPVASTNEHGYFSFAGAFSFDNFIQAWTQGGFATYFWNSVIITVPAVLVTLFLASLMAFAVSRVSWKFNMTLLIMFTAGNLLPPQVLAAPLFEMAKHFEVPYSFSDSGNMLNTYIIVIAVNTAFQMGFCTFVLSNYMKALSADLTEAALVDGAGIWRQYREIILPLCRPAFAALGTLQVIFIYNDYFWPLLFIQSGNRLPITTAINNLQGQFLNNYNLLAAGAVITVIPTLVIYLLLQRQFVAGLTLGSSKG, encoded by the coding sequence ATGAGCACCACCGCAGCCCGCGCCGGCAGAAAAGATGCCACCCCCGCCGCTAGATCCGGCAGCCGGCCGAAGCGCCACTACGGGACCCACATCTTCCTGACGGCGATGGCCGTCATGTGGCTGATCCCCCTGGGCTGGTCGGTCTTCACGGCCCTCCGGCCGGTGGCGTCCACCAACGAGCACGGCTATTTCAGCTTTGCCGGCGCATTCAGTTTCGATAACTTCATCCAGGCCTGGACGCAGGGCGGATTCGCCACCTATTTCTGGAACTCGGTCATCATTACGGTTCCGGCCGTGCTCGTGACCCTGTTCCTGGCGTCCCTGATGGCGTTCGCCGTGAGCCGGGTGAGCTGGAAGTTCAACATGACCCTGCTCATCATGTTCACCGCCGGCAACCTGCTGCCGCCGCAGGTCCTGGCCGCACCGTTGTTCGAGATGGCCAAGCACTTCGAGGTGCCCTACTCCTTCAGTGATTCCGGCAACATGCTGAACACGTACATCATCGTCATCGCCGTCAATACCGCTTTCCAAATGGGGTTCTGCACATTCGTACTCTCCAATTACATGAAGGCACTCTCCGCCGACCTGACCGAGGCCGCCCTGGTGGACGGTGCCGGAATCTGGCGGCAGTACCGGGAGATCATCCTGCCGCTGTGCCGTCCGGCGTTTGCTGCGCTCGGCACCCTGCAGGTCATCTTCATCTACAACGACTACTTCTGGCCGCTCCTGTTCATCCAGAGCGGCAACCGGCTCCCGATCACCACGGCCATCAACAACCTCCAGGGCCAGTTCCTGAACAATTACAACCTGCTGGCTGCCGGTGCCGTGATCACGGTCATCCCTACTCTGGTGATCTACCTGCTCCTGCAGCGGCAGTTTGTTGCGGGGCTGACTCTTGGTTCTTCCAAGGGGTAG
- a CDS encoding carbohydrate ABC transporter permease, with amino-acid sequence MSSTARELIPPESREPEGASSKRGRTTKAKGGRVRRLSGRDKLVLSLMVGIPTLIELTLVWLPMLMSVGLSFTRWNGLDLGDIRPAGLDNYQYITQDYPPFWPAVQHNMLWLLFLALIATPLGLLLAVLLDQNIRGSKIYQSIFFAPVMLSLALIGIIWQLFYQRDNGLLNFLLGTAGTPQAVDWFGDSSVNIWAAMIAATWRHAGYVMLLYLAGLKGVDPSLKEAAAIDGANGVQTFFRVVFPAMRPINIVIVVITIIESLRAFDVVYVINRGTNGLEMLSALVIQNLVGEGQVIGVGSALAVVLLVISLVPIVFYLSRTFGKENKA; translated from the coding sequence ATGAGCAGCACTGCACGAGAACTGATTCCGCCGGAATCCCGGGAGCCCGAGGGGGCTTCGTCGAAGCGGGGGAGAACCACCAAGGCCAAGGGCGGGCGGGTCCGCCGCCTGTCCGGGCGGGACAAGCTTGTTTTGTCCCTGATGGTAGGCATCCCCACCCTGATCGAACTGACCCTGGTGTGGCTGCCCATGCTGATGTCGGTGGGCCTGAGCTTCACCCGGTGGAACGGCCTGGACCTGGGTGACATCCGCCCCGCCGGCCTGGACAACTACCAGTACATCACCCAGGATTACCCGCCGTTCTGGCCGGCGGTGCAGCACAACATGCTGTGGCTCCTGTTCCTGGCACTCATCGCAACGCCGCTGGGCCTGCTGCTGGCGGTGCTGCTGGACCAGAACATCCGCGGCAGCAAGATCTACCAGAGCATCTTCTTCGCCCCCGTGATGCTTTCCCTGGCTCTCATCGGCATCATCTGGCAGCTCTTCTACCAGCGCGATAACGGGCTGCTGAACTTCCTCTTGGGCACCGCGGGGACGCCGCAGGCCGTGGACTGGTTCGGCGATTCATCGGTCAACATCTGGGCCGCCATGATCGCAGCCACCTGGCGGCACGCGGGCTACGTCATGCTCCTGTACCTGGCCGGGCTCAAAGGGGTGGACCCCAGTCTCAAGGAGGCGGCCGCGATCGACGGCGCCAACGGGGTCCAGACCTTCTTCCGCGTGGTCTTTCCGGCCATGCGCCCCATCAACATCGTCATCGTGGTCATCACCATCATCGAGTCGCTGCGGGCCTTCGACGTGGTGTACGTGATCAACCGCGGCACAAACGGCCTGGAAATGCTCAGCGCCCTGGTGATCCAGAACCTCGTAGGCGAAGGCCAGGTGATCGGCGTCGGCTCGGCCCTGGCAGTGGTTCTGCTGGTCATTTCCCTCGTCCCCATCGTCTTCTACCTCAGCCGCACCTTCGGCAAGGAGAACAAAGCATGA
- a CDS encoding ABC transporter substrate-binding protein: protein MAAQFDASATAFPSRRTILKTVGVGAAGLAGIPFLAACTGGSGPSATGSDSPGLTFGSGSSDDVPKRAYQAVTDAFTAKTGKKVTTNVVPHNDFQNKINSYLQGSPDDTFTWFAGYRMQYYAGKGLLAPIDDVWESIGANYSDALKKASTGPDGKLYFVPNYNYPWGFFYRKSLWAEKGYEVPETFDALKSLATKMKADGIIPIGFADKDGWPAMGTFDYINMRLNGYQFHVDLCAHKESWDQQKVSAVFDTWAELLPFQDPAALGQTWQDAAKALEAKKTGMYLLGSFVTQQFTDPAVLADIEFFAFPEIAMEGRDAVEAPIDGLLLSKKGGENKAARDFMAFLGSAEAQDAYAAVDSSNIATAKGTDTSKFTPLNKTCADTIANAKYISQFFDRDALPAMANNVMIPALQSFIKDGRMDVKNLEAQAKTLYAAQ from the coding sequence ATGGCAGCACAGTTTGATGCGTCGGCAACCGCTTTTCCAAGCCGTCGGACCATCCTCAAGACCGTCGGCGTCGGCGCAGCAGGCCTTGCCGGGATTCCGTTCCTCGCGGCCTGTACCGGCGGGAGCGGGCCGTCGGCCACGGGGTCCGACTCCCCCGGCCTGACGTTCGGTTCCGGGTCCTCGGATGACGTCCCCAAGCGTGCCTACCAGGCCGTCACGGATGCCTTTACCGCCAAAACCGGCAAGAAGGTCACCACCAACGTTGTGCCGCACAACGATTTCCAGAACAAGATCAATTCCTACCTGCAGGGCTCCCCGGACGATACCTTCACGTGGTTCGCCGGCTACCGCATGCAGTACTACGCAGGCAAGGGACTCCTGGCACCCATCGACGACGTCTGGGAGAGCATCGGCGCCAACTACTCGGACGCGCTGAAGAAGGCTTCCACCGGACCTGACGGCAAGCTGTACTTCGTCCCCAACTACAACTACCCGTGGGGCTTCTTCTACCGAAAGAGCCTCTGGGCGGAGAAGGGCTACGAGGTTCCGGAGACCTTCGACGCGCTCAAGTCCCTGGCCACGAAGATGAAGGCTGACGGCATCATTCCCATCGGTTTCGCCGACAAGGACGGCTGGCCTGCCATGGGCACCTTCGACTACATCAACATGCGGCTCAACGGCTACCAGTTCCACGTGGACCTTTGCGCGCACAAGGAATCCTGGGACCAACAGAAGGTCAGCGCCGTTTTTGACACCTGGGCCGAACTTCTTCCGTTCCAGGACCCGGCAGCCCTGGGCCAGACCTGGCAGGACGCGGCAAAGGCCTTGGAAGCCAAGAAGACCGGCATGTATCTCCTTGGTTCGTTCGTGACCCAGCAGTTCACTGATCCCGCCGTCCTGGCGGACATCGAGTTCTTTGCCTTCCCCGAGATCGCCATGGAAGGCCGCGACGCCGTCGAAGCCCCCATCGACGGCCTCCTGCTGTCCAAGAAGGGCGGCGAAAACAAGGCGGCCCGGGACTTCATGGCTTTCCTGGGATCTGCCGAGGCCCAGGACGCGTACGCCGCGGTGGATTCGTCGAACATCGCCACGGCCAAGGGCACGGACACGTCCAAGTTCACGCCGCTCAACAAGACGTGTGCGGACACCATCGCGAACGCAAAGTACATCAGCCAGTTCTTCGACCGCGATGCCCTTCCCGCCATGGCCAATAACGTGATGATTCCTGCCCTGCAGAGCTTCATCAAGGACGGCAGGATGGACGTCAAGAACCTCGAAGCGCAGGCCAAGACGCTGTACGCCGCCCAATAG
- the acs gene encoding acetate--CoA ligase, with protein sequence MSQDTPSSTATAAHTDVPANLSPAGADAFSGAAAASPSANGASATSAHTGNGDAFENLSQEDRKFAPSPEFAANAVVTAADYAEADAGRPAFWAKQARELLTWSKDFTETLDWSNPPFAKWFVGGEINAAYNALDRHVENGLGDRVAIYFEGEPGDTRTYTYAQLTEEVKKAANAFESLGVAKGDRVAVYLPMIPEAVITLLACARIGAVHSVVFGGFSAEALRSRIDDAGATLVVTADGTYRRGKPSSLKHAVDDALSHEGDGSGHTVQNVVVVKRNGQDVDWHEGRDHWWADTVGAASAEHTAVGHDSEHPLFILYTSGTTGKPKGILHTTGGYLAQGAYTHKAVFDLHPETDVYWCTADVGWITGHSYVAYAPLINGATQVMYEGTPDSPHQGRWWEIVEKYKVSILYTAPTAIRTFMKWGKEIPAKFDLSSIRVLGSVGEPINPEAWMWYRDVIGANAGKNGEKKEHPAPIVDTWWQTETGAQMIAPLPGVTATKPGSAQVPLPGIAVDVVDELGESVPNGHGGFLVIREPWPAMLRGIWGDPERFKDTYWSRFETMYFAGDGAKKDDDGDVWLLGRVDDVMNISGHRLSTAEIESALVSHPAVAEAAVVGAADETTGQAVVAFVILREDAVDSGDAIVQELRNHVGKEIGPIAKPKTILVVPELPKTRSGKIMRRLLKDVAEGRDPGDATTLADNTVMAQIAASLRK encoded by the coding sequence CACCAGCGCCCACACCGGGAACGGCGACGCGTTCGAGAACCTCTCCCAGGAGGACCGGAAGTTCGCCCCTTCGCCGGAGTTCGCCGCGAATGCGGTGGTCACGGCTGCGGATTATGCGGAGGCCGACGCCGGCCGTCCGGCGTTCTGGGCGAAGCAGGCCCGCGAACTGCTCACGTGGAGCAAGGACTTCACCGAGACCCTGGACTGGTCCAACCCGCCCTTCGCGAAGTGGTTCGTCGGCGGCGAGATCAACGCCGCATACAACGCGCTGGACCGGCACGTGGAGAACGGCCTCGGGGACCGGGTGGCCATCTACTTCGAAGGCGAACCCGGCGACACCCGCACTTACACGTATGCGCAGCTCACCGAAGAGGTCAAGAAGGCCGCGAACGCGTTTGAATCCCTCGGCGTGGCCAAGGGCGACCGGGTGGCCGTGTATCTGCCCATGATTCCCGAGGCCGTGATCACCCTGCTGGCCTGCGCCCGGATCGGCGCCGTCCATTCGGTGGTGTTCGGCGGGTTCTCCGCCGAAGCCCTGCGGTCCCGGATCGACGACGCCGGAGCCACACTCGTCGTCACGGCCGACGGCACCTACCGCCGCGGCAAGCCGAGTTCCCTGAAGCACGCGGTGGACGACGCTCTGTCCCACGAAGGAGACGGCAGCGGCCACACCGTGCAGAACGTCGTCGTGGTCAAGCGCAACGGCCAGGACGTTGACTGGCACGAGGGCCGGGACCACTGGTGGGCCGACACCGTCGGGGCGGCGTCCGCTGAGCACACCGCCGTGGGCCATGACTCCGAACACCCGCTGTTCATCCTTTACACCTCCGGCACCACGGGTAAGCCCAAGGGCATCCTGCACACCACCGGCGGGTACCTTGCCCAGGGCGCCTACACCCACAAGGCCGTGTTCGACCTGCACCCGGAAACGGACGTGTACTGGTGCACGGCCGACGTCGGCTGGATCACCGGCCACTCGTACGTCGCCTACGCTCCGCTGATCAACGGCGCCACCCAGGTCATGTACGAAGGCACCCCGGACTCCCCGCACCAGGGCCGCTGGTGGGAGATCGTGGAGAAGTACAAGGTCTCCATCCTCTACACCGCCCCCACCGCCATCCGGACCTTCATGAAATGGGGCAAGGAGATCCCGGCCAAGTTCGACCTCTCCTCCATCCGGGTCCTCGGCTCCGTGGGCGAACCCATCAACCCCGAAGCCTGGATGTGGTACCGCGACGTCATCGGCGCCAACGCCGGCAAGAACGGCGAGAAGAAGGAGCACCCCGCGCCGATCGTGGACACCTGGTGGCAGACCGAAACCGGCGCCCAGATGATCGCCCCCCTGCCCGGCGTCACCGCCACCAAGCCCGGCTCCGCGCAGGTACCGCTGCCCGGCATCGCCGTGGACGTCGTCGATGAGCTCGGTGAGTCCGTGCCCAACGGCCACGGCGGCTTCCTCGTCATCCGCGAACCCTGGCCGGCCATGCTCCGCGGCATCTGGGGTGATCCGGAGCGGTTCAAGGACACCTACTGGTCCCGTTTCGAGACCATGTACTTCGCCGGTGACGGCGCCAAGAAGGACGACGACGGCGACGTCTGGCTCCTGGGCCGCGTGGACGACGTCATGAACATCTCCGGCCACCGCCTCTCCACCGCAGAAATCGAATCGGCCCTGGTGTCCCACCCGGCCGTCGCGGAAGCCGCCGTCGTGGGCGCCGCCGATGAGACCACCGGCCAGGCAGTCGTCGCGTTCGTGATCCTCCGTGAGGATGCCGTGGACTCCGGCGACGCGATCGTCCAGGAACTCCGCAACCACGTGGGCAAGGAAATCGGCCCGATCGCCAAGCCCAAGACCATCCTGGTTGTCCCGGAACTGCCCAAGACCCGGTCCGGCAAGATCATGCGCCGCCTCCTCAAGGACGTCGCCGAAGGCCGCGACCCCGGCGACGCCACCACCCTCGCCGACAACACCGTCATGGCACAGATCGCAGCGTCGCTGCGCAAGTAG